ACTGGTCAAACCCGGCGGCGTCGTCGTCTACGCCACCTGCACCTTTGCACCGGAAGAGAACGAAGCCGTCGTCGCCTACGCACTGCAAAAAGTTCCCAGCGAACTATTGCCCCTTGGGTTACCCGTGCCCCACGCGCCGGGCTTAACGGAATGGCAAGGGCGCTCTTTCGGCGACGCGATGCGCCGTTGCGCTCGCATCTACCCCCACCACCTTGATTCCGGCGGCATGTTTTTGGCGAAACTGCAGCGATTGGAGTGACCCGCCAAGGACCAGCACACTCAAGCCATCCGAACTCAGCCGCAACCGTTGCCCCTTCCAGTGTCGTAACGCCCAAACCACTTCAACGGGCGCACAAGGAGTCGCTGCGCTACCGGCAAAATGCCCTTCGGTGACGCCTTAGGAGCAGGGCATCGCCACAACAACCACGCGTCCGTTGCCGATTCAACGCCGCCTTTGTGCGACGACACAATTTTGCCGGTGATACGGATGCTCGTGTTGGGCATTGAAACTTCCTGCGATGAAACGGCGGCGGCGGTCGTCGCAGACAAGGTGTGGGTGCGTTCCAATGTCGTGCTGACGCAGACGGCATTGCACGAACCGTTTGGCGGCATCGTCCCCGAAATTGCATCGCGTAAGCAGATGGAGTTCATCGCGCCCGTCGTCCGACAGGCATTGCGTGAGGCGGGCGTGAGTTGGCGCGACCTTAGTGCCATCGCCGTGACGAACCGACCGGGCTTGATTGGCTCGCTGCTCGTCGGCGTCAGTTTTGCCAAAGCCATCGCGCTGGCACACGGTTTGCCGCTTCTGCCCATCAACCACCTTGAGGGGCATGTGTTTTCGGTCTTTCTCCGGGACTGGGGAACAGAGGCTGGGCAAGAGTGGGGTTTCCCGTTTTTGTGCCTGCTCGTGTCAGGCGGGCACACGGAGTTGATATGGGTGCGGGATGTCGGCGATTACGAAGTGCTGGGGCGAACGCGGGACGATGCGGCAGGGGAAGCCTTTGATAAAGGGGCACGGGCGTTGGGCTTGGGGTTTCCAGGCGGTCCTGCCATTGATAAAGCGTCAGAGGGTGGCGACCCAAGCGCCGTCGCCTTCCCGCGCGCCGATTTAACGCCTTCGCTGGACTTTTCCTTTGCTGGGTTGAAAACGGCGCTGGTGCGCTACCTGAAGGGCATGGAAGAACGCTTGAAACGCCGCCCGAACCCGACCCTTGCCGATATCGCCGCCAGTTTTCAAGAAGCCATCGCTGACATGTTGCTTGCGACGGTGGAACGGGCGGCAGAGCAAACGCAAGCGGAACGCGTGGCGGTTGTCGGCGGTGTCGCTGCCAACCGGCGGTTACGCCAAAAATTGCTGGCGATGGCGCAGCAACGGGGATGGCGGTTGGCGTTGCCTGCGTTGAAATGGTGCACGGACAACGCTGCAATGATCGCGTGTGCCGCCAGTTTTCGGTTGGAACGCGGTTTGGAGCAAAGCGATCTTTTGTGCGACGCGTTCGCCGTCGCCGAAGTGACCGAGTGAGGGTGGGAGCGACATGGGGGACGCCGCCCCACGCTTCATCGCCGATGTCATGCTGGGCAAGTTGGCGCGCTGGCTACGGATTCTGGGCTACGATGTCGCCTACGACCCACGCGCCGACGACGAGCAACTGGTGCGCCAAGCCGTCGCTGAAGGACGCACCTTGCTGACCAAAGACCGCCGTCTCGTGGAGCGGTGGCGGAA
The sequence above is drawn from the bacterium HR17 genome and encodes:
- the tsaD gene encoding tRNA N6-adenosine threonylcarbamoyltransferase → MPFGDALGAGHRHNNHASVADSTPPLCDDTILPVIRMLVLGIETSCDETAAAVVADKVWVRSNVVLTQTALHEPFGGIVPEIASRKQMEFIAPVVRQALREAGVSWRDLSAIAVTNRPGLIGSLLVGVSFAKAIALAHGLPLLPINHLEGHVFSVFLRDWGTEAGQEWGFPFLCLLVSGGHTELIWVRDVGDYEVLGRTRDDAAGEAFDKGARALGLGFPGGPAIDKASEGGDPSAVAFPRADLTPSLDFSFAGLKTALVRYLKGMEERLKRRPNPTLADIAASFQEAIADMLLATVERAAEQTQAERVAVVGGVAANRRLRQKLLAMAQQRGWRLALPALKWCTDNAAMIACAASFRLERGLEQSDLLCDAFAVAEVTE